CGGACACAGACCGTCGCGATCCGACCCGCCTGGAACGCTGCACCATCGGGTGACGCCGCACAGCACACATCCGCCACTGGCACAAGTACGTCGACGGGGCGCTGCCGGTGCCGCGGCGCTTCTACTTCCGTGACGGAGCGGTCGCCGCGAACATCACCGAGTTCCACCGGCACGTGCGCTTCTGTGACCCCTCGGTCATCAACTACCACGCCGGTCGCACGGACTTCTGGCGGTGGATCAGCGACGTGCTGCAGGACCACGACCTCGCGGCGCGGATGCACGTGATCGAACGGCAGCTGGACACCGTCGACGACGGCGACGCCATCCGCGGTGAGGTGGTCGGGCCGTCGGCTCGCGCGACCTGAGCTGAGCCACCGTCAGCGAAACGGCTCACGTTGGCCACAATTCAAGCAGGCGTCACGGCGGCACGACCCCTGGTCCTCAGGGGACGATCACCGTCGGACCGCACGCGTGGTGCAGGCACTGATGGCTGACCGAACCGAACGGCATGTCGGACAGCGGACCGCCGCCGCGCGTGCCAATGACCAGCAGGCGGTCACTGCCGGACAGCTCGAGCAGCCTGCCGGCAGGTGTGCCGCGAACGACCACCGTCTCCACTGTCACCGTGTCGTGTTCCAGACCCCGCACGATGGCTTCCGCGGCGTGCCGGGCGGCTGCTTCCGCCTCCGGCGTCGCCGGCACGGTGGGCTGGTAGGCGTGGGCGACGGTCAAAGACACCGACCGACGTCGGGCCTCGTCGACCGCCCACAGCAGCGCGCGGTGCGCAGCAGGTGAGCCGTCCACCCCAACCACCAGCGGACGTCTTGCGTCCATGTCTTCGGGCCCGCCGCCGTCGGCGCCGATCACCGCTACCGGCACCGGCGAGTGCGCCGCGGTGCGGTAGCCGGTGGATCCCAACCGCAGTCGATGGAACCCTTCTGCGTCCCGGGCACCGACGACGAGGAGATCGGCGTCGACCGCGGCGGCGATGAGACCGCTACTGGGCACCGCCCTGACGGCGGTCGTCGCGGCTCTCCACGTGACGCGATCGAGCGCGTCACGGTTGCGGATCGTGATCGCCTCGAGCCGTGTGTCGGCGAGCTGCTGCTCCTGGGCGCGGGTCACGGGACCACTGCCGTGTGCGATGAAGCAGTGGACGACCTCGACGGCAGACGATCGCAGTCGGGCCTCACGCACCGCCCACCGCAGCGCGCGGTCGGCCGGTGGTGAGCCGTCGACGCCGACGACGATGCGACCCACTTCAGGCGGGTCGGGGGTCGGCGACCGGGCCCACAGCGCTCAGTCGACGAGGTCGGCGACGGGCTGGTGGGTCACGCCTTCGATGTCGTCTGCAGCGGCATGGAGCAGCTGATGCGCGAGGTCCGACAGTGCTCTGGCGGCGGCGAGCTCATCACCGATCTCGGGTACGTCGGCGTCATTCGGGTGCTTGCGTGCCTCACCGCGGCCGCGCAGGTCGGTGGCGTCCTGCGTGTGCAGCCGTGCCTCGGCGTGGGTGTGCCCCCCCTCGTCTTCGGGGTGCTCACTGAGATAGATCTCGACGGTCCAACGCTTCGCGGCCGGCATGTCCCTCTCCTCCGGTGATCATCGAGCCGATGCCTGAGCATCCCACGCGGCGCCGGCGCCGTGCAGGGTACAACGGCCCGGCGTCCGGACGCACCCGGCCAGTGACTGCGGACGGTTCCACGCTGGTCCGCCCCTCGACGGCAGATGGCGGGGAAAGCCACATCATCCACCCGCCGACCGGCCCGATTCCAACCCCGGCAGACTCCAGTGGGGGCGAAGGTCTCGACAGGCAGGACCGAACGGCCTGGCACCGTGCTCAACCCGTGGGACACTAGGGATCGGACCGACGGGGAATGATCACCCCACCGGCAGGTCGGACGAGCGCCGCCCAGGGCGCTTGCCGCGGACCATGGACAACGCGGACGGCCTCACGTAGGTCCGACCACCCTGGGAAGGAACCGGCAGAGCCCCGGACGACCGATCCCCGGAGGGATCACGGCCGGGGCTCCGCTCGTTCGTGCACGCCGGTTCGGCGGTGTGCGCACACCCATGCCGAACCGCCGCCGCGCGAGCGTTCCCAACGTGAGGTCCTGCTGGCCAGCCCGGATGGACAAGCGCTGCCTGACGAGATCACCGCACGAACGGCTGCTGGTCACGATCGGCGACGACGGTGTGATGCAGACCTCGCCCGAGAGGTTCGCGACCGGGAGACCACACACCTCGGTGAATGCCTCGAGCACGTCGCGCGCCGTCATCGCCGTGCCTTCGCAGGATGTCGGGCTCGACCCTGGGCACCGATGAGGACGAGGCAGGGGCGTCATGCGAAGGTCCCACGTCGCGTAGAAACAACGCCCTCGACCGCATATGCGACCTGTCCGACAATGGAGGCGAACAGCAGCAACCGAAAGCGGGACGGCGATGAGGACGTGCGCGCGACTGTCGGTGACCGACTGGTGATCAAGCGGCACCGCGTCGGCGAGCCTGATCGGGACGCCGAGATACTCGAACTCAGAGGACGCGACGGCCAGCCGCCGCATGTGGTGCGCTGGTCCGACGACGCCGGATCGGTTACGTCCTCCCAGGATCCGACGCGTTCGTGCAGCACTTCGAGCACGACCAGTGACCGCGGTCGTATCGAGACCGGCACGGGACCTCGAGCGTGTGGAGCCGGCTGGGCGCAACACGACTTCGGCAACCTGGGTTACAGGC
The sequence above is drawn from the Euzebyales bacterium genome and encodes:
- a CDS encoding universal stress protein — encoded protein: MGRIVVGVDGSPPADRALRWAVREARLRSSAVEVVHCFIAHGSGPVTRAQEQQLADTRLEAITIRNRDALDRVTWRAATTAVRAVPSSGLIAAAVDADLLVVGARDAEGFHRLRLGSTGYRTAAHSPVPVAVIGADGGGPEDMDARRPLVVGVDGSPAAHRALLWAVDEARRRSVSLTVAHAYQPTVPATPEAEAAARHAAEAIVRGLEHDTVTVETVVVRGTPAGRLLELSGSDRLLVIGTRGGGPLSDMPFGSVSHQCLHHACGPTVIVP
- a CDS encoding DUF1876 domain-containing protein, giving the protein MPAAKRWTVEIYLSEHPEDEGGHTHAEARLHTQDATDLRGRGEARKHPNDADVPEIGDELAAARALSDLAHQLLHAAADDIEGVTHQPVADLVD